A genomic window from Vitis riparia cultivar Riparia Gloire de Montpellier isolate 1030 chromosome 16, EGFV_Vit.rip_1.0, whole genome shotgun sequence includes:
- the LOC117934209 gene encoding ABC transporter C family member 10-like: MGDLWTMFCGEPSCLDSGGCTSEFIFFNHPSSCANHALTVCFDILLFVMFLFTMIQRTSSKPVHVPGQFQRFSPLQISSAIFNGCLGLVYLCLGVWILEENLRKTQIVLPLHWWLLPLLQGFTWLLVGLMVSLRGQYLPRSPLRILSILAFLFSGITGVLSIFSAIVYKEASVEIVLNVLSLPGAILLLLCAYKGYKYEETDKIVNGSGLYTPLNGEADGSAKTDSVGDVTPFAKAGFFSSMSFWWLNPLMKRGTKKTLENEDIPKLREEDRAESCYLQFLEELIKQKQIEPSSQPSILRVIILCYWKDIFISGFFALVKILTLSTGPLLLNAFIKVAEGKELFKNEGYVLAMALFVSKNVESLSQRQWYFRSRLIGLRVRSLLTAAIYKKQLRLSNAAKMIHSSGEITNYVTVDAYRIGEFPFWFHQTWTTSLQLCIVLVILFNILGLATFAALVVIILTVLCNAPLAKLQHKFQSKLMVAQDERLRACSEALVNMKVLKLYAWENHFKNVIEKLRNVEYKWLSGVQLRKGYNGFLFWSSPVLVSAATFGACFFLGIPLNASNVFTFVAALRLVQDPIRSIPDVIGVVIQAKVAFARIVKFLEAPELQTSNVRQKSNIENISNAISIKSANFSWEEKLSKSTLRDISLEVRTGEKVAICGEVGSGKSTLLAAILGEIPDVQGTIRVYGRIAYVSQTAWIQTGSIQENILFGSSMDPERYQATLAKCSLVKDLDLLPYGDLTEIGERGVNLSGGQKQRIQLARALYQDADIYLLDDPFSAVDAHTATSLFNEYVMDALSGKTVLLVTHQVDFLPAFDSVLLMSDGEIIQAAPYQQLLASSQEFVDLVNAHKETAGSERLAEVTPEKFENSVREINKTYTEKQFKAPSGDQLIKQEEREIGDMGFKPYMQYLSQNKGYLFFSLAALSHILFVAGQISQNSWMAANVDNPNVSTLQLIVVYLLIGATSTLFLLSRALFVVALGLQSSKSLFTQLLNSLFRAPMAFYDSTPLGRILSRISNDLSIVDLDVPFSFVFAFGATTNAYSNLGVLAVVTWQVLFVSIPMIYVAIRLQRYYFASAKELMRINGTTKSLVANHLAESIAGAMTIRAFEEEERFFVKNMDFIDTNASPFFHSFAANEWLIQRLEALSAMVLSSSALCMILLPPGTFTAGFIGMAMSYGLSLNMSLVFSIQNQCILANYIISVERLNQYMHIPSEAPEVIEGSRPPPNWPAVGRVDIHDLQIRYRPDTPLVLRGINCTFEGGHKIGIVGRTGSGKTTLIGALFRLVEPAGGKIIVDGIDISTIGLHDLRSHFGIIPQDPTLFNGTVRYNLDPLSQHTDHEIWEVLGKCQLREAVQEKEEGLGSIVAEGGSNWSMGQRQLFCLGRALLRRSRILVLDEATASIDNATDLILQKTIRTEFADCTVITVAHRIPTVMDCTMVLAISDGKLVEYDEPAKLMKREGSLFGQLVREYWSHFHSAESH, from the exons ATGGGGGATCTGTGGACTATGTTTTGTGGGGAGCCCAGTTGTTTGGACAGTGGTGGTTGCACCtctgaatttatttttttcaatcatccATCTTCTTGTGCGAACCATGCCTTGACAGTTTGTTTCGATATTCTGCTCTTTGTCATGTTCTTATTCACTATGATTCAGAGGACATCATCAAAGCCAGTTCATGTCCCAGGTCAGTTTCAAAGGTTTTCGCCCCTGCAGATATCTTCAGCCATTTTTAACGGCTGTTTGGGATTGGTGTACTTGTGCTTGGGTGTTTGGATCTtagaagaaaatttgaggaagacCCAGATTGTTTTACCTCTTCATTGGTGGCTTCTACCATTGCTTCAGGGATTCACATGGTTGTTAGTTGGTTTAATGGTGAGCCTTCGGGGGCAATATCTCCCAAGGTCTCCATTGCGGATTTTGTCTATTCTGGCATTCTTGTTTTCTGGCATTACCGGTGTTTTATCCATTTTTTCTGCCATTGTTTACAAAGAAGCATCAGTTGAGATAGTTTTAAATGTTCTGTCTCTTCCTGGAGCAATCTTATTACTTCTATGTGCTTACAAGGGCTACAAATATGAAGAAACTGATAAAATTGTTAATGGAAGTGGCCTTTACACTCCCCTGAATGGTGAGGCTGATGGCAGTGCTAAAACTGATTCTGTTGGTGATGTTACTCCATTTGCCAAAGCTGGATTCTTCAGTAGCATGTCGTTTTGGTGGTTGAATCCATTAATGAAAAGGGGTACAAAGAAAACTCTTGAGAATGAAGATATACCCAAGTTGCGTGAAGAAGATCGAGCAGAAAGCTGTTACTTGCAGTTCTTGGAGGAATTGATCAAGCAGAAACAAATAGAGCCATCATCCCAACCCTCAATATTGAGGGTAATCATCTTATGCTACTGGAAAGATATTTTCATCTCTGGGTTCTTTGCCCTAGTAAAGATTCTCACTCTCTCCACTGGTCCTCTGCTTCTTAATGCCTTCATTAAGGTTGCTGAAGGtaaagaactttttaaaaatgagggTTATGTGCTTGCCATGGCATTGTTTGTTTCAAAGAACGTGGAATCCTTATCACAAAGGCAATGGTACTTTCGAAGCAGGCTTATTGGTTTGAGAGTAAGGTCTTTGCTCACAGCAGCCATTTATAAGAAGCAATTGAGATTATCCAATGCTGCCAAAATGATACACTCTTCTGGTGAGATAACGAACTATGTTACTGTAGATGCTTATAGAATCGGTGAATTCCCTTTCTGGTTTCATCAGACGTGGACAACGAGCCTCCAGCTCTGCATTGTGCTTGTGATTCTTTTCAACATTCTTGGGCTGGCAACATTTGCAGCACTGGTGGTAATAATTCTCACTGTGCTTTGCAATGCCCCACTTGCAAAATTGCAGCATAAGTTCCAGAGTAAGCTAATGGTGGCACAAGATGAGAGACTGAGGGCATGTTCTGAGGCTCTTGTGAACATGAAGGTGTTGAAATTATATGCATGGGAAAACCATTTCAAGAATGTTATAGAAAAATTGAGGAATGTAGAGTACAAATGGTTATCAGGAGTGCAGTTGAGGAAAGGATACAATGGATTTCTCTTTTGGTCATCCCCTGTATTGGTCTCTGCTGCAACTTTTGGGGCATGCTTTTTCCTTGGAATTCCTCTAAATGCTAGCAATGTTTTCACCTTTGTTGCAGCTTTGCGCCTTGTTCAGGACCCTATTAGATCGATCCCTGATGTTATTGGTGTGGTGATTCAAGCAAAAGTTGCATTTGCACGAATTGTGAAGTTTCTTGAAGCGCCTGAGCTGCAGACTTCAAATGTGCGGCAGAAGTCCAACATAGAGAATATAAGCAACGCCATTTCAATCAAGTCAGCCAATTTTTCATGGGAAGAGAAATTATCAAAGTCAACACTAAGAGACATAAGTTTAGAGGTTAGAACTGGTGAAAAGGTGGCTATTTGTGGTGAAGTCGGCTCAGGGAAATCAACTCTTCTGGCTGCAATTCTTGGAGAGATTCCAGATGTTCAGGGAACT ATTCGAGTTTATGGAAGAATTGCCTATGTTTCTCAGACAGCTTGGATCCAGACAGGCAGTATacaagagaatattttatttgggtCCTCTATGGATCCTGAAAGATACCAAGCAACACTTGCGAAGTGTTCATTAGTAAAGGACCTTGACTTGCTGCCCTATGGTGATCTCACTGAAATAGGGGAACGAGGAGTTAACCTGAGCGGTGGTCAGAAGCAGCGGATTCAACTTGCCCGTGCCCTTTATCAGGATGCTGATATATATCTCTTGGATGACCCATTTAGTGCTGTTGATGCACATACTGCTACAAGTCTTTTTAAT GAATATGTTATGGATGCACTTTCTGGGAAGACGGTCCTACTTGTAACCCACCAAGTTGACTTCCTTCCTGCATTTGATTCTGTTCTG TTGATGTCAGATGGGGAAATCATACAAGCGGCCCCTTATCAGCAGCTATTGGCTTCAAGCCAAGAATTTGTGGATCTTGTCAATGCACACAAAGAGACTGCAGGTTCTGAAAGGCTTGCAGAGGTTACAcctgagaaatttgaaaattctgtTAGAGAGATCAACAAGACTTATACAGAGAAGCAATTCAAAGCACCTAGCGGTGATCAGTTGATCAAgcaagaagagagagaaataggagaTATGGGTTTTAAGCCTTATATGCAGTATTTGAGTCAGAACAAAGGCTACTTATTCTTCTCCTTGGCTGCTCTCTCTCACATTTTGTTTGTGGCCGGTCAGATATCTCAGAACTCTTGGATGGCTGCTAATGTTGACAATCCTAACGTCAGCACACTGCAGTTGATTGTGGTTTACTTGTTGATCGGAGCAACCTCAACACTTTTTTTGCTCTCTAGAGCTCTTTTTGTGGTTGCTTTGGGTCTTCAATCATCAAAATCTTTATTTACGCAATTGCTGAACTCCCTTTTCCGTGCACCTATGGCTTTTTATGACTCTACACCTCTAGGAAGGATACTGAGTAGG ATCTCGAATGATTTAAGTATTGTCGATCTTGATGTTCCATTCagctttgtctttgcttttGGGGCTACCACAAATGCCTATTCAAATCTTGGAGTATTAGCTGTTGTGACTTGGCAAGTCCTGTTTGTCTCCATACCGATGATCTATGTGGCTATTCGCTTACAG AGATACTACTTTGCCTCTGCAAAAGAGTTGATGCGGATCAATGGTACGACCAAGTCTTTGGTGGCAAACCATCTGGCTGAGTCTATAGCAGGAGCCATGACAATCAGAGCTTTCGAGGAGGAAGAAAGATTCTTTGTAAAGAATATGGACTTCATTGATACAAATGCTAGCCCATTCTTCCACAGTTTTGCTGCAAATGAGTGGTTAATTCAAAGATTGGAAGCACTTAGTGCCATGGTCCTCTCCTCGTCGGCTCTCTGCATGATTTTGCTTCCTCCTGGTACTTTTACCGCTG GATTTATCGGAATGGCAATGTCTTATGGTCTCTCATTAAACATGTCcctggttttttctattcaaaatcaGTGCATTCTAGCAAATTACATCATTTCTGTAGAAAGGCTAAACCAATACATGCATATACCGAGCGAAGCCCCAGAAGTGATCGAAGGGAGTCGTCCCCCACCCAATTGGCCAGCTGTGGGGAGAGTGGACATCCATGATTTACAG ATTAGGTATAGACCCGACACACCCCTTGTTCTTCGTGGGATCAACTGCACATTTGAAGGAGGACATAAAATTGGCATCGTTGGACGAACTGGCAGTGGGAAGACTACTCTCATTGGTGCCTTGTTTCGGTTGGTAGAACCAGCAGGAGGAAAGATTATAGTAGATGGCATTGACATCTCTACAATTGGACTTCATGATCTGAGGTCACATTTTGGGATTATTCCTCAAGATCCTACTCTTTTCAATGGCACCGTGAGATACAATTTGGATCCCTTGTCCCAACACACTGACCATGAAATATGGGAG GTTCTTGGAAAATGTCAGCTTCGGGAGGCTGTCCAGGAAAAGGAAGAGGGTCTAGGCTCCATTG TTGCGGAAGGTGGATCAAACTGGAGCATGGGGCAGAGGCAGCTCTTCTGTTTGGGGCGTGCCCTCTTGCGAAGAAGCCGGATACTGGTTCTTGATGAAGCAACTGCATCGATCGACAATGCAACCGACCTGATTCTGCAGAAAACTATAAGGACCGAGTTTGCAGACTGCACTGTGATCACCGTGGCTCACAGAATACCAACTGTGATGGACTGCACAATGGTTCTTGCCATCAGTGATG GAAAACTAGTTGAGTATGATGAACCAGCAAAGCTAATGAAGAGGGAAGGCTCATTATTTGGACAGCTAGTCAGGGAATACTGGTCCCATTTTCACTCAGCGGAATCACATTGA